Genomic window (Euleptes europaea isolate rEulEur1 chromosome 8, rEulEur1.hap1, whole genome shotgun sequence):
AATAAGGAATACGGTAATTCTTTGACACAAGGAACAGATGTCAAGCTTATAGGGTGTCATCTCCACAGGAAGTAGATCAGCTGGTTTCCATGGCTGATTGGCATCTTCAAACAATCTTGGTTCTATGTCATCTAACCACCAAACATTCTTATTTTTCCAGATGTCCAAAGgtttttgatgtgtgtgtgtgtgtgtgtgtgttgagtgccgtcaagttgcttccgactcatggcgaccctatgaatcaatgtcctccaaaacgtcttatctttgacagccttgctcaggtcttgcaaattgagggctgtggcttcctttatgccCAATTGCACCTTACATCATTCTTTTCTTCTCTATTTTTATCCTCAAACCACCATGTTAGTTAGGCTgattgtaactggcccaagaatacctagtgagcttccatagaagagtggtgattcaaaccatggtcttccaaatcctagtctgaaactctaaccactacaccacaccagcttttGTGGggtgctgctgttgaacagtagcaaacagccagtcctgggtgagtcatgtaaGTCACAAGGTATAAAGTCACCCattggttgctgctgggcctgaccCTGATGAAACCTCCCTCAAAGGTCATAAAAGCCTTGAAAAGGGCCCTGCACCCCTgtcttttactaacagaaatcaaggcttgaaAGGTGGCAATACTGTGTGGTTGTCCAGCAACAACCAGTGAGGACActtttttcttaaagctacaggtgctgcgtctattggggggggaggctgtgcATTCTATAATGAGGAGGGactctggctcagtggaagagcatcaaTCACTGgtatctgcagttaaaaggaccaagcaagtaggtgatgtgaaagacctctgtctgtgaccctggagagccactgccagtctgagtagacaatactgaccttgatggactactggtctgccAACCTTAGTAAGGCAGGTTAGCATCAGTACACTAAATGGAGAAAAGTGTGGCTTGCCTAAGACCACCTAATTCATTCATAACTAAGGCTACTGTTAGGCTCATAACTCACACTACAGCAAAAACCACCACATCTGAGAGCCATTCTACAATGTACACTTtgagtcagttgtaattctactGTCATTCATCTTACAGCATTGTCATTTTAGGTGTGACACTGCCATCCCACTGAACACTCAAGCCTTTCGTTCCCATGACAACCTGCATGTCATCCCATTGTTTCTCGAGGGCTCCCTTCCTGTAGCTTTTTATTCCAGCTTTCCCCCTTTGCCTATCAAATGTATctccccccctcttcctttttggTATCCCATTGCCTCCTTTGTACCTTTCTATTGTTCTCAAGCTAATCTTTTTTCCTCTGCTCCTGATGTATTAGCTCTGACTGCCAGAACAAGGCTCACTGCTCAATCTTACATTTGTTTACTTGGAAGGAAGTATCACAGAGTTGAATGGGGCTTTCTTCTCATTGTTTCACAGGGCAGCCTCTCTATTCCTATTGTTTTCAGCTGTTGTTCCAACCATCCCATTTTCTGTTGTCATTTCTGGCATGCCTTCTTATTGCAGATTTCATTTTGAATGTTTATCAGGACTTTCTTGCTGTGTATTGATGTGGATATTTATTGCAGTGTCTGTTGGGAATTTTCAATCTGAAGCATTTTTGTGAGGCACCTTGAGCCCTTTTTGAGTGAAAGTTCtgactaggtttttttttttttaattaatttatattttatttagatttatatcctgcctgccACTACAGTGGGGCTTGGGGCGGGTAACAACATGTCAAATATACACTTAGAAACAGAAGCAGTTAAAATAGACTAAAACTCCATAACAACTCGtaactcaaaaataaaaaattatcccATGTTCTCAGCCCTTATGAAATGAGATGTCACTATTGTAATGTAGTAACACgataaaagatagagaaaagttaAAATTAAACAGCAATTCAAAATCTCAACAAGCAGCCATATGAATATCCACAACCTTACAAAAACACTAAATTAAATCTCAGTCAAAAGCTTGGGTGAAAGGGAATGTTTTGGCGTTTTTGGGGGAAGAGGGTGGTAATCCTAGTCCTGGAATACAAGAATGGCCTGCCTTCCTGCAGCAAAATGTGGTAGAATGTTCAATATCACTATAGACTGCAAGAGTGGTTCACTTCTTTAAAATCACTActatgctgttgtttttaaaggaacTTCCTGCAAGTAGTAAATTAGtagggctgggggcgggggagttcAGCTGGTGGTCTACAGTGCTAGTTTTCAACTTGcctgctctgtcttctactgaggATAGGgaaactgtattttttaaaaaggaagaatgtTCAAAAATACGATTGTCAGCTTTTAGACTGGTCCCTCTAACACCAGTTTCAGCTGATGTCATTTAGTTTCATCCCATGCAGTACTTCAATTGCCCCTCCCCGTCACTGGTTGGCAACTTATTTAAAAACTGCATCTGCCACCTGAAGTAAAACAATCCATCCTCAAAACTCACTCTGCTTCTGTTGTAGACCAGGccattggcagtggctcttcaaacCAAGAagagtctgccagccatagagaAAAGCACTCTGTCCATGCTTGCACAGAACGCCATCTTATGGCCCACAGCTTTGTCTGGACTAACCTCGCAAAGCCAGTCTGTGGCTGAACCCACAATTTTCCTGTAGCAAGCACGACTTCGTCTTCAAGCCTTGCATGAACATACTTTGCCACTCCTCACAAGCAACacatgtggccatttatgcatgggaggttttgccttggatatgccgctctctattttaaaaaattattattattttttaatatggggtacagaaaagggGGGAACAGATAGAGGAAGTTTAGCATTTATACTTTGCCCGCGCCCAGGCTAACCCAACCATCCAACTTAACCCCacaacagaggccatttatgaatgggaggttttgccttggatttgcagctctctagatgcacattttcccatccaaattctcaaaactcaacaataaaccctcATACAGAAttttgagatggggaaaatgtgcatttagagagtggcaaatccaaggcaaaacctcctatgcataaacggTCTCCCATAGTGATTCGAGATTTAACTAGTATTCCAAAGGCTATAGATACTTTATTTCTAATCTGTTTCTGTAAGTCTTGACTAGTAAATTGTTATAAACATACACCTTAACTGATAGCTATATCTATATATTCAATGTGGAGTTCCCATTGTTGAAAAATTATACTAGAGGCTATTTGAAATTATCTAATCTTAATTGTGTCTAACACTAATCCcccttgctgctctctagatgcacatttttctgatccaaattctcaatactctgcatgggggcttatttttgagtcctgagaattcggatggggaaaatgtgcttccagagagcggcaaatccaaggcaaaaaaccccatgcataaatagccacagTTCGCCCCAAAACTCACACCTTTGCACAGGGCAGGTGCTACCGTTAGGCGAACTAGTCGGtcacctagggcacagacctcggAGGGGCGCAGTTTCAAacaaactgtgtgtgtgcaaagtgctgtcaagtcgcagctgacttatggcgaccccttttggggggttttcatggcaagagactaacagaggtggtttgccagtgccttcttctgcacagcaaccctggccttccttggtggtctcccatccaaatactaaccagggctgaccctgcttagcttctgagatctgaggagagcaggctagcctgggccacccaggtcagggttttaaacagattagtgtcttgaaaaaaatgcaactgaaaatatatatatatatatatatatttactttaaaagtaccacaacagtgctatggaatataattaattgtgtgtgtgtaaagtgccgtcaagtcgcagccgacttatggcgaccccttatttgggaggttttcatggcaagagactaacagaggtggtttgccagtgccttcctctgcacagcaaccctggccttccttggcggtctcccatccaaatagtaacgagggctgaccctgcttagctgctgagatctgacgagatcaggctcgcctgggccacccaggtcagggcacaattaAGTACagcgtcttataaaaagttttgcgcttttattttttatttctgcaagACATCCGGTTTTGAAAACCGGTTAgcaatggggcggggggggggagcacaagtACACCCAACCAACCATTGCCTCGTTTGCAGCCACAGACAACCCAATAAAGCAAACCTGCGTCGTCAGAGAGTAGAGGCGGGAGCGCAAGTTAAGTTCGCCTTGCCTGGGGCGCAAAAACGCCCGGCCCCCGGCCCTGCCTTGGCGCAAACTGAGGCGGGACGACCTCCCCCTCCCCGGGGCGCGCGGAGGGGAGGGCGCGACGCTGTCCGGCGCGCGCGCCTTTTCTTTCGGACTTCCTGGAAGCGCgcggctgtcccccccccccccagtgcctccCCCCTGCGGCACCTGTCCTCGCCAGGctccgcctcccccctcccctcccctcccttcccctggggCGCGCGCCGGGCTGCCCCGGGTCTCGGGTGTGTGGCAGGAGGGGACGGCGGGGTGGGGCGGCGCTGGGGGCGGGAGCCGAGCCGAGgaccgccgcctgcctgcctgcctgcctgcctggctggctggctgggagcGTCGGCATTTGTCTCGGGCGGGCAGCGCAGCGCAGGGCAGCGAGCCGGAGGAGCcggaggagccgggcgcgcccctCTCCCCTCCCGCGGCCCCGAATGACGGGCGGCCGGTTCGACTTCGACGATGGCGGCACCTACTGCGGCGGCTGGGAGGAGGGCAAAGCGCACGGGCACGGGCTGTGCACCGGGCCCAAGGGGCAGGGCGAGTACGCGGGCTCGTGGGCGCACGGCTTCGAGGTGGCGGGCACGTACACCTGGCCCAGCGGCAACACCTACCACGGCCACTGGGCGCAGGGCAAGCGCCACGGGCTGGGCGTGGAGGCGAAGGGCAAGTGGACGTACCGGGGCGAGTGGGCGCACGGCTTCAAGGGCCGCTACGGCGTCCGCCGCAGCCTCGCCAGCCCCGCCCGCTACGAGGGCACCTGGAGCAACGGGCTGCAGGACGGCTACGGCGTCGAGACCTACGGGGACGGAGGTGAGCGGCCGGCCGCTGGGGGGCGCTTTCGGGGTCGtttgcatttctcccccccccccgcgccccgaaCCTGTTCGCACGTGACGCACCCGGACAGATGCGTCCGGGTTCGGCGCTTTCACACCTGCTGAATAAtccgctttcaatccacttccgaTGCACTCTGCGGCTGGATTTTACTGTTTGCAACGACCAGATCCGCTGGCAAAAAAATTGtgagagtggattgaaagtgcatcgtTGAGcaggtgtgaaagcgcccttagtgAAACGCAGGGAGGAATGCTCTCCATGCCCGCTCAGCCTTTGAGCATCTGGGACCCGCCTTCTTCTTATGAAATACTTGGGTGCCTTTCTGCGACGCTCAAAGCGACATGCAATAGTTACTCTTTTTCTCGTAGGGGGCAGCTTCCTTCCTTCATCATAATTAGGCAGCAGTCCCAGTTTTTCTCCCATGTAGCTGTGGGCTGTCTGTTTGCAAGTTCGAGCTGGAGGCTAGTGCTGCTGATACTCTTGCTGTTAACTCTCCCACTCCTGGAATTGAAACAGAAGGCAATGGAGTTGAGTTGAGGGGCAGATTTAACACATTTTGCTGGTTTTCCTGCCCAGGCTCTCTGTGGCACATCCATGCGGTCTTTTGCTTCTTGGTGTTCACTCAGGAAAGGTGTGGCAGCTGAACCATTCCCTAAACTGAATTCGAATCCTCACTTTTCCTGCAGCAGGTTATCAACAAGGTGGGGGAAAGGCCATCATGTTACCACCTGGTCATGTCACAGTGtgattaaaaatgttaatgaaggGGATGTAATCTATAGTATGCACTCTTGGTCCCTCCCTCTTATCTGCTTCTGCTTGGGCACACTTTACATTAAGCGATATGGGTTGTGCTAGCGGCTGTCTTTTGAAAACAGCCTGAGCTAGCTTTTGGTTTATTCCGAAAAGCAAGGAGTTCAAAGTCTTTTTCAAAATTCACTGTAAAGATTCTGCATTTCCAATGCCATCACTATTTTTGGGCAGCTGATAGAACTATTTATAAGTTTTGTATTTCTGGAACTAAGGATTATTGCAATTTGGAATTCTGCTGTCCCTGATGGTAAATTCATACAAAAATGATTTTGTTATAGTATCAATACCCATGTTCATAGGTGCAGTATTTAGGAAATCTCACTGTCTTCACTGTAACTTGCAAAACATAGAGTTGAACAAATTATCTTTGCCTCTGAGAAAAATTGTTTGTGGTATTAAGTGGTAAGGAGAATTGAACCACCCTTCAATGTGAGGTAGTAGATGGAATGGGCTTCCAAGCACTGAATACAAAGAATCTGAAATGTTTGTATTGCAAGAATATTAGAATAGTTCACTTTGTGGTGTGTTTATGGCAGAAATAATGTTGTTCTAACAACCTATTGTTGTTGTATATTCTGTTCAATTTCGGTTAAGAATTCTGAATAATTTTTACCTTCTCTTATATTTCAACAAATAGCTGAAAATCCTGAGTTTTAAGAATCACATATGGTTGTAATTGTAAAAGTAGTGTTCATATTAAAATAACTACTTAAAATATCCACTTTGAAACAAACATATACTTGGCCTTGGTTTCTAAAACTGTCAAGATAAGTGTGCTAGACACTAATCTTTGAGTTTCTTCTGGCATCAAAGTAAGCATGAGGAGTATCAGACAGAAGTTCATTCAGGTCAATTAGGAGCACATCTTGTCCAGTTAAACAGTTTCATTGACATACTGTACTTGGGTCATTTTGTGcactgtaccaaaaaaaaaaaaaaaaggcctaatcccctgatcatttaCACTGAAGAAATCTCTTTAAAACTACAGAGTTGATTTATTCAGGATAAATTGGATCAATGCTTTCAAAATGTATTCAGTTGCAAACGAAATCCCACCACCTCATTTTGCTGTGGGAGAACCTGCACATGCATGTTTAAGATGTAGGCATATTCATTTTTCTTGCTTGGCAGCTAGAGATGTAATGGTGCAATTCACTATGACACCTAAATCTACACATTGGTCTGCACTTGAATATAATCAACGTTATTCTGAATGTTTTAAGTGGCAGTCTCCATCTATAATACCACAGTCCCCTACCTGTTCAGTAAAATGGAAAGTACTTTAGTTTCCACAGAATTTACTTGGAAACTTTTTTTAGGATTACAGCTGGATAGCCCCAATCCTCTGCACATTTACTTGAAAGTTAATCCCACTGATTGTGGTTGATCTTATTTCCAAGCGTGCATAGGACTAACTTCCAAGTGAACATACAGAAGATCAGAATGTCTAAACTGAAATCTAACTTGATTTCAGCATAATTCACAGAAAAATCTGTTAAATTGGTAAGTATTTCTAAGTTTGGAAATGATATACTGGGTACCTTTTTACTGCCAGAACACTGAAGTGGATTTTCCTACATAAAAATTTAGGACAAGGCATGGGTAAAGATACTGTGTGTAGCCAAGAAAAGGGCTTCATTGATCCTTCAGCACTTTCACAATATGTATGTTAGTCCCAATCCAGCAGAGGTTAGCCATGACTATTCCATTGAAACCAAGGAAACATTAGTTTCTAGCttgtcccattgaaaacaatggatgCCTCAAGAACCTTGTCCTAGAAGGTGGTATCTTTAAAAACATGATTGGTAGCATTGGGTTTAGAAGTGAGAagaacatgccatcaagtcacaactgaagcatggcaaccccagctgtgTCTCGCATCCAACTACTGACTGTGGCAGACCCTCTTTAGCTCCCAAGTCCTGCTGAGTGTGGGCCAAACTGAACTATTTGGACTAGTTCAAATCCCAGGTCAACCCTAAAACTCTATTTCTGACTAGCCCATCTTATGATATTCAAGGATAAACTTAAGCATTCCCATATAAACATCTTAAGAGCCACTATATTTGCAATGGAGCCATGCTAATTTATGACAATATTAAAGCCCTACTTTGTCATTTTCATTGGCCAGCATCCAAATAGATAGGCCATGGCTAGCTAACCTGTGATACAGATACCACAAGTGGAACCAAGGGTTTGTGGCATCTCTGGACAAGAACAGGAGTGCCAGTAAGCTTGCTTACAATGTCAATTCCGCCCTACTCTCTTTCCTACCCATTCAGTTCTGCCTTGCTTCCAGGTTCCCAATTCAGTGAAGTAGAGATGAAGCCATCCCAAGGCTCGGTGTATGTACTATGTCATAATTTAGGCTTGGTTTGTGGCACACGTACAAAAAACGATTGACCAAGCTCATACAGTCACAGTGGATTTTTTACTTTGATCAGTGGATCCTATATTATATAGCAAACTGCTCTTATGGAAATACatgaaaataataacaataatgtaaatattctTAATGTAGGCTGTTTTCTGTTTACTCATATCTACCTAAAGAATTCTTGGGTGGAGAGCAGCAATTTCAGACTCTGCACACATTTTAGTGAAAAAAAATTGGACTTGAATATTCAGCACCATTGACATGTACTTAAATGCAAAAAAAGTGTTTAttcctttgctttatatttcctttaAAAGGTACTTACCAGGGACAGTGGACAGGCGGGATGAGACACGGTTATGGTATGCGGCAGAGTGTTCCTTACGGCATGGCAACTGTGATTCGGTCACCCCTCCGGACATCTCTGGCTTCGCTCCGTAGTGAGCAGAGCAATGGCACTGTTTTACATGACATTACCTCGGACAGTCCAGCTGGTACAAGAGGAGGGTTTGTCTTGAATTTTCACAGTGATACCGAAAGTCTTGGTGGTAAGAAAAAAGGAGGCTTGTTCAGAAGAGGTTCCCTTCTCGGTAGTATAAAACTTAGAAAATCAGAATCAAAATCGTCTATTTCTAGCAAACGTAGCTCTGTCAGGAGCGATGCTGCTATGAGCAGAATTAGTTCTAGCGATGCCAATTCTACCATTAGTTTTGGGGATGGGGACTGTGATTATTGCCCAGTGGAAGACCATGTTGACGCTACCACAACAGAAACGTACCTGGGAGAGTGGAAGAATGACAAACGTAACGGCTTTGGTATTAGTGAGCGCTCCAATGGTATGAAATATGAAGGGGAGTGGCTAAATAATAAGAGGCATGGATATGGATGTACCATGTTCCCGGATGGCaccaaggaagaggggaagtatAAAAACAACATTTTGGTCCGTGGAATAAGGAAGCAGCTAATACCAATAAGGAACACAAAAACTAAAGAGAAAGTGGAACGAGCATTAGAAGGCGCCCAGCGTGCAGCAGCCATGGCCAGAACCAAAGTGGAAATTGCAACTTCAAGgtatgtatcttcccccccccccccgccgtgcgTGCTTTAGTTTCGCAAACCGAAAACCTGTTTTCAGCTAGGCATTTACGTTGGTAAAAATACAGCTATGAAAGCACAGGtttccatttcaaagggggtGAAACTATATTGGCTGTAGTGGAATTGCACATGAGACTCTAAACAGAGAATTTGGTTCGATAGTTTTGGGAAGGGGTTTTAGGGTTTTGGAATGAGACAGCATGGCAGGGTCATGCTGTGCTGTAGTAGAATTACTGACATCTTATTAGTCACCTTGGTGGCATAGATACGTTTCAGgaatttagtagggttgccaactccattttgggagattcttggagatttgggaacagCAGATATTGGGGAAGGAGCTCTGAGGGGATGTGATTCCCCGCAGTCCATCCTTCAAAGgtgcaatttcctccaggggatctgatttctgtaccccggagatcaactgtaatgccaggagaactTTAGGCCCCTCTTGGACATCGGAAGCCCTAGAATCTGATCATGTATTCCATCCCCATCTGCTGGGGGTAATCTTGAACTGTTTCTGTTCACAGTCCCTAGCCTGTGAGAAAAAAAGGAGTCTCTGTTAGTTTGGTTAAATGCTCTACTATGTTCAGCTTGTCTGATTGGAATGGCCCATAACCTCCAGTCCCATAATTATGATTTAGTAGGTAATTTATTTAGGATATGGGTTAGGCACCTGGACTTACAGAGGAACGTACTTTTAGAAGGTGAAGCAAAACAGCCATATTATCTTTTAAAAGAGCACTCAGTAATTGCATTGCTATAAAATGTATATGAAAGTAAATTAATAATGATTTTATGTATGTCTTCTGTAGTTCAGGTTATGCATACAAGAGGATGCGTCTCATATAGGTAGTTGCAGCTGTCACTTGGTAGT
Coding sequences:
- the JPH1 gene encoding junctophilin-1, whose protein sequence is MTGGRFDFDDGGTYCGGWEEGKAHGHGLCTGPKGQGEYAGSWAHGFEVAGTYTWPSGNTYHGHWAQGKRHGLGVEAKGKWTYRGEWAHGFKGRYGVRRSLASPARYEGTWSNGLQDGYGVETYGDGGTYQGQWTGGMRHGYGMRQSVPYGMATVIRSPLRTSLASLRSEQSNGTVLHDITSDSPAGTRGGFVLNFHSDTESLGGKKKGGLFRRGSLLGSIKLRKSESKSSISSKRSSVRSDAAMSRISSSDANSTISFGDGDCDYCPVEDHVDATTTETYLGEWKNDKRNGFGISERSNGMKYEGEWLNNKRHGYGCTMFPDGTKEEGKYKNNILVRGIRKQLIPIRNTKTKEKVERALEGAQRAAAMARTKVEIATSRTAHARAKADAADQAGQSARQECDIARAVARELSPTFYQPGPDYIKQKFQEGMDVKENPEEKAPEKPPSPKESPHFYRKGTTPPGTPEESPRQSPQRSAEPSPAKQVKKQNSTSQRLIQEKNDTTSDNTMPIVNKPFPLKSPVKAEILVKQQPKLSPRNNPTSKDKGEFHDHYHGYYVKMNPTLYPYELGEDEDHANPSSSALALVTPSPKPSPVRSGLHLDAKESLRKSEFTSPKNPANNNFHSSMEREVNSGPNSIMIALVMLLNVGLAILFVHFLT